In Gossypium arboreum isolate Shixiya-1 chromosome 6, ASM2569848v2, whole genome shotgun sequence, the following are encoded in one genomic region:
- the LOC108487939 gene encoding uncharacterized protein LOC108487939 gives MAKNDATLRNLENQVGQLATELRNYPQGALPSDTKNLRNPGKEHCKALTLRSRKMVEPNIIEAEKEHAEAQDSEEVQPSVGVPIPLELEPVIPEKRRLGEFETVALIKECSENLQDKLPPKLKDPGCFTIPCNIGAAYFGKALCDLGASINLVPMSIFKKLGIDFEADKEVPIILGRPFLATGRTLIDVQKGELTMHVQDGKVTSNIFKSMRFPETIDDCSAVSNLEDLIVEKELNSVEDPLERILTSDPPSDEEEDENLALLEANQKGFNPQSRFESLDLEERDYT, from the exons atggcgaAGAATGACGCCACTCTAAGGAATTTAGAGAATCAAGTGGGCCAGCTTGCTACTGAACTTAGGAACTATCCACAAGGTGCTCTTCCTAGTGATACAAAAAATCTGAGAAATCCAGGGAAGGAGCATTGTAAAGCACTAACATTGAGGAGCAGAAAAATGGTAGAGCCCAACATCATTGAAGCTGAAAAGGAGCATGCTGAAGCTCAAGATTCGGAAGAAGTTCAACCAAGTGTTGGAGTTCCTATTCCACTAGAACTAGAACCTGTAATACCTGAAAAG AGAaggcttggagaatttgagacggtagcttTGATAAAGGAATGCAGTGAAAATCTTCAAGACAAATTACCCCCTAAGCTGAAGGATCCTGGGTGTTTTACCATTCCATGCAACATTGGTGCAGCTTATTttggtaaggcactatgtgacttgggCGCAAGTATCAACTTGGTGCCTATGTCGATATTTaagaagttggggatag ATTTCGAAGCAGATAAAGAAGTACCAATTATCCTAGGGAGACCGTTCTTAGCAACTGGAAGGACACTTATTGATGTCCAGAAGGGCGAACTTACTATGCATGTTCAGGATGGTAAGGTAACATCTAACATTTTCAAGTCAATGCGATTTCCTGAAACAATAgatgattgttctgcagtatccaacttagaggatttaatagtggagaaGGAACTCAACTCTGTTGAGGATCCTCTGGAAAGAATTTTGACATCAGACCCTCCaagtgatgaagaggaggatgaaaaCTTAGCTctgctagaagctaatcaaaagggatttaatcCACAATCCCGTTTTGAATCTTTGGATTTAGAGGAGAGAGATTACACATAG